The [Clostridium] celerecrescens 18A genomic sequence TAACTTTATTGGATAAGAAAGCAAAGAGGAACATTATTACAAGATGATTATGTCAGCCTGATAAATATTTTTGGAGGTCAGCATTATGCAGAAGTTAATTCCTCATTTATGGTATGACAAAGAAGCCATTCTCAACCAGGCAGTTTGCTTTTTATAAAATATGGCATATATAAAAGAAAGGTGATTGTGCATCTGCGCAATCACCTTTCCCTCTCTACCTTTATTATAACACATACAGCCGGCCACAACAAGACTGTTTTTCTGATTCGGGTTGTGCTAGACTATTTTGAATAACGGTTTAGGAAATTAGTTTTCTGCCGATTCTATAAGAGAGGTGGTATTTGTTATGGAAGATAACCGGACGGAATTAGAATTAGAAAAGAGCAGGTTAGAACAAACCATTGCTTTAGCGAAAAAGCAGCTGGATCAAGCGAGAGAGCGCAACGTAGAGAATAAGTCGGCCATAATTTCTGCCAAGAAAGAGCTGCGTGAGAATACGTCTCACTCCATAGCAAATCTATGGAGCAGCGAAGGGTTTGAAGCCCTTGCCGCCTTAAACCAGTATGCAAATCCGATCACAGATAAAATCGCCGATTATGAAGCGGTAGAAAACAAAATCTTATTGCTGGAGAAAATGATCCAATCCCCCTATTTTGCCCGGATTGATCTCAAGTTCGATGATGAAGATGAATTCGAAAATATCTACATCGGACGCACCTCTTTAAAGAAAGATGAGACAAATGAATTTTTTATTTATGATTGGAGATCACCCATAGCAAGCGTCTTTTACCGGTTTGTATTGGGACAGGTATTTTATGATGCCCCTGGCGGAAGGATCACCGGAGAGGTTAATTTAAAGCGCCAGTATGAAATCAGCAAAGGGGAGCTGGAGTATTTTTTCGATGCGGACGTACAGATTGTGGATGAATTTTTAAGGAAGCTGCTGTCCCAGAATACTTCTCCAAAGATGAAAACGATCGTAGAAACCATTCAAAGGGATCAGGACATTGTTATCCGGGATATGGAAAATGACTTAATGATGGTACAGGGAGTGGCAGGAAGCGGAAAGACGTCCATTGCTCTTCACAGAGCGGCCTACCTGATGTACCAGGGCCTTTCCTCAAAGCTTACCGCTGATAATATTTTGATCATTTCACCAAACTCATTATTTGAGCAGTATATTTCCAATGTATTGCCTGAGCTTGGAGAAGAACATGTTGTATCGGTGGTATTTGAAGATATCATAGCTTCTGTACTGAAGAATGAACAAGTTCAATCGAGAAATCAATTTTTGGAAAACCTGATCTCTAATACTCAATACAGGGATATTATTAAAAGCTGCATTGAATTCAAAACATCCCGCCAGTTTTTGGAGATATTGGATCGGTTCATTGATGATCTGCCCCACAAATGGATGAACTTTGAGGATATCTTTTATGGCGGTGAGTGTATCATAAGCGGAGAGATGATAAAAGAGAAAGTGTTATCCGGAATTAACGAAACTCCTCTGGGTATGAGATTAAAGCTGATAGGGGAATATATTTTGGGACTGATCAGCGAGTCCAAGAAATACCGCTTAAAACAATCAGAGAAAATTCAGATGAATGAAGAAATGTTAAAATTCATGGAACTTGATATTAAGGATGTTTATAGAAAGCTGTTCCATGACAAAGAATATTTTTATAGTCTGGCAAAAGGGATAGAGCTTCCCGGCTGCATGGACCGCATTTTAACTTTCACCCAGGAAAATTTAGATACCAACATGCTGTACTATGATGATGCTGCGGTTTTAACTTATTTGAATTTAAAAATATACGGGATCAATAAATATAAAACCATTAAGCAAGTAGTAATTGATGAAGCACAGGATTACTATCCTCTCCATTTTGAAATCTTTCACCTGTTGTTTTCAAAAGCGAAGTTTACGATCCTTGGAGATATCAACCAGACCCTGGAAAAGAGAGAAGATTTATCCTTATACCAATTGATCAGAAAAATCTTCAATAAGAAAAAATCTTCTCTTGTTACTATGGACAAAAGCTTCCGGTGTACAAATGAAATTTTAAATTATGGCTTAAAATTCCTTGAGCAAAGTACAGAGATAAAGAGCTTCAACCGAAAAGGGGATGAGCCCCTGTTATATGCAGCGAAGGATCAAACATCGTATCATGACTTGATTGTATCAGAAGTAAATTCCTGCCTGGAAATGGGATACCAGTCAATCGGATTAATCTGCAAAACTGAAAAAAGTGCCCGTTTCCTCTTTGAGTGCTTAAAGGACAAAGCTGATGTCCAATTAATTAATAGTGAAAGTACAACAGATTTACAAGGCGTTTTCATTATACCGGTCTATATGTCCAAAGGGCTTGAGTTTGATGCTGTTTTAATATGTGATGCCGATGCTGAAACTTACCACAGCCAGGATGATAAAAAACTATTATATATCGCCTGTACAAGGGCGCTGCATAGACTCAACTTATTCTGTAAGGGAGATACAAGTCCGTTACTGGACGAAAGGAAATTGTAAGGGAGGAAAACAACCATGTCAAACGAAGAACTGCTAAGTATACTGAAGAACCGGTTTTTTGAACATATGAACCGTCATAAAGGTCTTGAGTGGGGACCGGTGCAGGAAAGGCTGGAAGAGAACGCTGATAAACTCCGGTCACTTCATGAAATGGAAAGAACCGGGGGAGAACCGGATGTTGTTATATTGGATGAAACAAGGGATGAATATTTTTTTTATGACTGTTCTCCAGAAAGTCCAAATGGCCGCAGAAATATTTGTTATGACCGTGAAGGCCAGGAGGAGAGGGAAAGGAAAGGCGTGTATCCGGAAGGCAATGCCGTCGGTATGGCTGCTGCCATGGGCATTGAACTTTTAACGGAGGAACAATACCGGGAACTTCAGAAATGGGGGGATTTCGATAGGAAGACATCAAGCTGGGTGAAGACTCCATCTGATATCAGAACACTTGGAGGCGCCGTTTTTGCTGACTTCCGCTATGGTCATGTTTTCCTATATCACAACAGTGCGCCCTCCTTTTATGGCAGCAGAGGATTTCGGGGCTGTCTGAGGGTGTGAATTTACAGCTTTTGCAAACGGGAGATATGAGGCGGTTTGGATTACTGCTTAGGAGATAATGGGAATATTTTGTGAGGTTAAGTTAAATGAATCAAATAATTATGTTAGATATAAATTTTCAATATCAGAATGAAACCCGGACATTTCACCCGGTTTTATTATTAAGCGCCAATGATGTGGTTCTCGTGGACTGCGGATATCCCGGTTTTCTGCCTTTATTAGAGGGTGAGATGAAATCAAAGGGGATTAATCCAGGTTCCTTAACTAAGGTATTGATCACTCATCATGACGACGACCACATGGGGGCTTTATTTGAAATAAAGGAAAAATATCCTGAGATAAAGGTCGTGGCAGGCCGCACGGAAAGCGGGTATATCACCGGTGAGAAAAAGTCGCTGCGCTTGTTACAGGCGGAAGAAATGTTGAATGTAATGCCGGAAGAGCAAAAGCCTTTTGGAATTCAATTCTGTGAATCCTTAAGAAAAGTTAAACCTGTATCCGTTGACATAGAGGTTAAGGACGGGGAACATTTTGACTGGGCCGGCGGCTGTGAGATCATAGATACACCGGGACATATGCCGGGGCATATTTCCTTATATCTAAGGGAAAGCAGCTCCGTTATCACAGGAGATGCCGCAGTTATTGAGGGCAATCAACTGGTCATCGCAAATCCGCAGTATACCCTGGATATGGAGGCGGCAAAAGCTTCCCTTCATAAACTGATATCTCTGGATGCTGACCGCTATTATTGCTATCATGGAGGGATTTTTGAAAACTTTACAGACTTAGCATTTAGAACAAATAGTATTGATGAATTTTTATAGAGGAGCAAAAATGAACAGAACCCTGTTTTATAACCGTGAGGCATAATGGTATGTCTTCGGCGGATATTTGATTTTACCAGCATTTGTTGATTTCCACACCCACCCTGAAGCACTGTCTTATTAATTACTGAAAGCCGGATCATTGTACGGTAGGAAAGGTTTTTTGGGGGATGTGATCCCAGTATAAAACAGACCATTATAGGTAAGGGCTGCGTTTATTGGTGGTAATTATAACCAGTAAACGCGGCCTCTTTTCGTATAGAAGCTGGAAATAATGAGGTGTTACAGAAATAACATAAATATGCATTTTTAATGTATGACATGTTACTATATGTTGAAATATGTCGGTTTTTGTGGTAAATTATAGGAAATTAAAATATTGAAACAGAATATTTTATATGAAAAAAAGCTGGATTAAATGGGGCATAGAGAGCATTCAAAAGGCAGCTTGAGCAAAAATTCCATTCCCCTTTGACCATTGTAGAGGTTCCAACCGGTTTTGGATAGACGAAGGCTGTCAGGTAATAACTAAAGGAAAAACGTTCTAAAGGTGCCTGTGAATAATGGCACACCTGTCTGGGAGAGTCTGTTCCTGTGGCGTGGATGGGAATCTCTAGGTTGTTCCTCTTGCCCAGGATTCTGCCGGGAGATCTGACAGAAAGCTCAAATATACTGCATAAATGAGTTTGTGGAAAAAAATAATCTGCTGTATTCTATATTCATAGCAGATTATTTTTGTATACTCCTATGGTAAATTGCATTTCTATAATTCAAAGTATACAGCTAATTAAAGACAATCAATGAAATAACTGGTTATGGAGAGACAAACCAGTACCGAGGTGGCAGTAATGAGAAATAAGTATTCCAGAAATATAGCCGTACAGACGGTCATTATGCTTATCATTTTCATGACGATTGTTTTCGTTCTTTTGCGTTCCCAGAAGTCAGAAGACAATTATGTTCTTTCAAGCATTGGACAATCTGTGTCCTATTCTGTTCAGCAGCATATTGCCATAACAGAGGGCGTATTAACCTCCCTTGCTTATAATTATGACATTGATGATGAAATCGATAAGCATAAATTTAATATTTTATCATCCAAATATATGGAGGACAACCCGGACATCCTATATATCCAGCATAAAGATAAGAATACGATCACTGATATGGTATATCCTGATGCCTATGATTATACCATTGGCACCTCCTTGCTTGGACGTCCGGAGGTGGAGGAAGCCTTTGAAAAGTCTATTAAAAACAGGATTATAACGGTCAATGACCCCTTTATCCTGAAGGGGACCCAGAATTTGATGGGGCTGGTCATACGGTATCCTCTTTATAAGGACGATCAGTTTAACGGATTTTTTGTTGTGGTTTTTAACTTTAATACCTATATGGACAGGGTGATCAGAGAGGCGGTACCGAATTCCTACCACATCAGTATCTATAATAATAAAGGTGGGCTCATCTGGGGGGATTCCCCCTGGATGGACAGAAATTCCTACATAGTCCAGATCCCGGTCATGGATACTTACTGGACAATGAAACTGTCAAAGGAAGGAAACAGCATCAATACCAACGGAGCGGTCATAGGGTTTATCTCGGTGCTGGTGCTGTTCCTTATGGGAGTACTCATCTATGTGCAGATGGGGCTCTTTAAAAAGGATGAAAATATCCAGCATCTTGCCAATCTTCACAAGGAACTGGAAAGGCTGAAGGAAAGCTACACCCTGGCTCTTGACAGCGCGAATGATGCACTCTGGGAATGGAATCTCATAACCGATGAGATTATTACTTCCGATAAATGGATCGATATTACCGGAAATGCCCCGAAAGGACATGGACTCCGTGGGATATTACAGGAAGAAACCATCCATCAGGAGGATTATCAGGCAGTACTGGCTGAATTTGACTCTTGCTTAAAGGGAGAGGCCCGGGAGTTTCACCGGGAGTACCGCATTAAAAATAAGGATGGCAGCTATACCTGGGTCTTAAATAAGGGAAAGGTTTATTTTGACGGTGAGGGCCTTCCTGGCAAGCTTGCAGGTGCGGTGTCCAATATTGAAGAACGGAAGCATAGGGAATCAAAGATGGAATACATGGCATTTTATGATATGCTGACAGGATTGCCTAATAAGGTGCAGTTTATGGGAACCCTTGAGGATACGTTAAGATGTATTGGAGAGGGGGTATGCAGATATTCCATCCTTATGATTGATCTGGATAATTTCAAGATCCACAATGATTTACTTGGGCTTGATTTCTGCGACCAGCTGCTTAAGCTGGTAGGTAACCGGCTGACGCAGATCCTGGGGCAGGAAAATATGGTAGCAAGATTCGGCGGGGATGAGTTTTTAATTCTTATCAGGAATCACCAGGACGTCAAAGAGGTGGAAAAGATCTGCCAGAATATTCTTAGCATCTTTGACTCTCCCTTCGTGCTTATGGAAAAGTCCGTTTACTTATCTGTCAGTATTGGTGTTGTCCATGGTCTTGAAGCCGGACAGACAGCAAATAATGTACTTCGGAACGCCGATACGGCTCTTAACAAGGCGAAGGAAAGCGGAAAAAACCAGTACTGCATCTACGATGCACAGATGCATGATGAAATTATCAGAAAATCCAATGTGGAGGAATGTATCAGGGAAGCTCTGGCAAAAGATAATCTTCTCATTTATTATCAGCTGCAGCAGGATTTATCAAAGGATGATATAAGAGGAGTGGAGGCTCTGGCAAGGCTTAATTCGGAAAAACTGGGTATGATCCTGCCCCTTGAGTTCATAGAGGTAGCCGAATATACGGGATTAATTATCCCCCTTGGCAGCTGGATATTAAAAAATGCCTGTAAACAGGGAAAAGCCTGGATTGACAGCGGCTGTAAAATCGGAAGACTGTCCGTAAATATCTCTGTACATCAGCTGCGCCATGAGAATTTCTATGATCAGGTTGAGATGATTCTAAAGGAAACACAGTTTCCGGTAAACCAGCTGGAGCTTGAAATTACGGAAAGTATCCTCTTAGAACTTTCCCAGGACAATATCGAAATCCTTAAAAAATTGCGGTCCCTTGGGGTCAGTATTGCGCTGGATGACTTTGGTACAGGGTATTCCTCCCTTAATTACTTAACGGTTCTTCCCATTGATATATTAAAAATTGACAAGTCATTTTTAAAAAGAGCCCTTGAAAGAGAGACAGAGCATCAGGTAATAAAAAGCATTACAGAGCTGGCCCATAGCCTGAACTTAAAGGTGGTATGTGAAGGAGTGGAATTAGCGGAACAAAAAGAGATTCTTAAGGAGATGGGATGCGATTATATCCAGGGGTATTATTTTGCTAAGCCTGGTGATGCAGAAAGTATTGGAACGTGGTTTCGAAAAGGACCATCAGCCACTTAGGAAGAGCAGATAAAAGAGCATGAGCAGAATCCGGCTAAGAAGTAAGGGGAGGAAGAGGGCAAGGCAGATACTAACTGAAAACATAAACCTGATTAAAATAGGTTTTGAGGGGCCGGAAGGCCCCTTTTTCTTGCTTATGACGGGAACTGCCTAAGTGATTTCGTCAGATTTCGCAGAAAAATGCAAAATACTACAGTACATGGTATGAAAAAATAGATTTATCCTATAAAATATTAAAATGGGAAAAGTTCATCGATTGTTGTCCAAAGATAAAGGACGATTAAGTACTAAGGCGGGACATTTTAACGTATCTAAAAATATCAGCAGTATGCAGCAGCGATACATAGATGAAGCAGGTTGAAAATTTTTAATTGTTTTAAATTATAATATACATGATACCTGGAGGTGGGAACGTGGGATTTGAATGTTTTGGGTTTCATACAGATAAAGAAAACTTAGATGACATGTACATCAGGGCAGTGCAGGAAGAGTATACAAAGATCGATGAAAGCTGGCTTAAGCTTCATTATAAGACCTCCGTTGTCCTGGTTATTTTTTCTTTATTGGTCGAGATTGCTATGGGTGTGATCCTGGTCAATTCGGATATGCTGTCAACAACGGTATACAAATATTTCATAAAATTTTTGATTATTCCCAGCGGAGTAAACTTCACTTGTATTGCAATCGAATCCCTGATCATGAAATCAAAACGTTTTTCCCGGAAACTTAAAATTTATGCTGTTTCACTTCTCTTTGTGGGGATCGGTTTCATTCTTTTTACGGTGCACAACACATTCACAGCAACTTACTATATTTTTGCAATTGCCATCATGCTGACTGCAATTTATGCGGACTATCGCGTGACCTGGGCTGCGGCTCTGATGAGCATTGCTTCTATTATGATTTCCGAACTTTTCTTGAAATGGGATACAGATAAGATCAGTATTTTTGAAAATACTCACCGATTGGGGGATTTTTTGATTTCGCTTTTCGTATTAATTGCTTTTTCCATTGCCTGTATGGCTGTGATCCGGTTTGAACGCAGAAAAAACAATGCTGCCATACATAAGGAGATAGAAAGGCAGCTCTTACAGCAGAGCGTCGATATGGATGAAATGACCGGAATATATAACCGGAAGGCATTTCGGGATAGAATGAAATATATGGAAG encodes the following:
- a CDS encoding HelD family protein is translated as MEDNRTELELEKSRLEQTIALAKKQLDQARERNVENKSAIISAKKELRENTSHSIANLWSSEGFEALAALNQYANPITDKIADYEAVENKILLLEKMIQSPYFARIDLKFDDEDEFENIYIGRTSLKKDETNEFFIYDWRSPIASVFYRFVLGQVFYDAPGGRITGEVNLKRQYEISKGELEYFFDADVQIVDEFLRKLLSQNTSPKMKTIVETIQRDQDIVIRDMENDLMMVQGVAGSGKTSIALHRAAYLMYQGLSSKLTADNILIISPNSLFEQYISNVLPELGEEHVVSVVFEDIIASVLKNEQVQSRNQFLENLISNTQYRDIIKSCIEFKTSRQFLEILDRFIDDLPHKWMNFEDIFYGGECIISGEMIKEKVLSGINETPLGMRLKLIGEYILGLISESKKYRLKQSEKIQMNEEMLKFMELDIKDVYRKLFHDKEYFYSLAKGIELPGCMDRILTFTQENLDTNMLYYDDAAVLTYLNLKIYGINKYKTIKQVVIDEAQDYYPLHFEIFHLLFSKAKFTILGDINQTLEKREDLSLYQLIRKIFNKKKSSLVTMDKSFRCTNEILNYGLKFLEQSTEIKSFNRKGDEPLLYAAKDQTSYHDLIVSEVNSCLEMGYQSIGLICKTEKSARFLFECLKDKADVQLINSESTTDLQGVFIIPVYMSKGLEFDAVLICDADAETYHSQDDKKLLYIACTRALHRLNLFCKGDTSPLLDERKL
- a CDS encoding DUF4256 domain-containing protein, which codes for MSNEELLSILKNRFFEHMNRHKGLEWGPVQERLEENADKLRSLHEMERTGGEPDVVILDETRDEYFFYDCSPESPNGRRNICYDREGQEERERKGVYPEGNAVGMAAAMGIELLTEEQYRELQKWGDFDRKTSSWVKTPSDIRTLGGAVFADFRYGHVFLYHNSAPSFYGSRGFRGCLRV
- a CDS encoding MBL fold metallo-hydrolase: MNQIIMLDINFQYQNETRTFHPVLLLSANDVVLVDCGYPGFLPLLEGEMKSKGINPGSLTKVLITHHDDDHMGALFEIKEKYPEIKVVAGRTESGYITGEKKSLRLLQAEEMLNVMPEEQKPFGIQFCESLRKVKPVSVDIEVKDGEHFDWAGGCEIIDTPGHMPGHISLYLRESSSVITGDAAVIEGNQLVIANPQYTLDMEAAKASLHKLISLDADRYYCYHGGIFENFTDLAFRTNSIDEFL
- a CDS encoding bifunctional diguanylate cyclase/phosphodiesterase, encoding MRNKYSRNIAVQTVIMLIIFMTIVFVLLRSQKSEDNYVLSSIGQSVSYSVQQHIAITEGVLTSLAYNYDIDDEIDKHKFNILSSKYMEDNPDILYIQHKDKNTITDMVYPDAYDYTIGTSLLGRPEVEEAFEKSIKNRIITVNDPFILKGTQNLMGLVIRYPLYKDDQFNGFFVVVFNFNTYMDRVIREAVPNSYHISIYNNKGGLIWGDSPWMDRNSYIVQIPVMDTYWTMKLSKEGNSINTNGAVIGFISVLVLFLMGVLIYVQMGLFKKDENIQHLANLHKELERLKESYTLALDSANDALWEWNLITDEIITSDKWIDITGNAPKGHGLRGILQEETIHQEDYQAVLAEFDSCLKGEAREFHREYRIKNKDGSYTWVLNKGKVYFDGEGLPGKLAGAVSNIEERKHRESKMEYMAFYDMLTGLPNKVQFMGTLEDTLRCIGEGVCRYSILMIDLDNFKIHNDLLGLDFCDQLLKLVGNRLTQILGQENMVARFGGDEFLILIRNHQDVKEVEKICQNILSIFDSPFVLMEKSVYLSVSIGVVHGLEAGQTANNVLRNADTALNKAKESGKNQYCIYDAQMHDEIIRKSNVEECIREALAKDNLLIYYQLQQDLSKDDIRGVEALARLNSEKLGMILPLEFIEVAEYTGLIIPLGSWILKNACKQGKAWIDSGCKIGRLSVNISVHQLRHENFYDQVEMILKETQFPVNQLELEITESILLELSQDNIEILKKLRSLGVSIALDDFGTGYSSLNYLTVLPIDILKIDKSFLKRALERETEHQVIKSITELAHSLNLKVVCEGVELAEQKEILKEMGCDYIQGYYFAKPGDAESIGTWFRKGPSAT